Within Sulfolobales archaeon, the genomic segment GGGCTAGAAGGCTTTTAATAGTGATCGATGAGATCAGGGCTGACAGTGATGAGAGACTCGCTGACTTTAGGGGCTGGCTTGAGAGCTATGCTAATGACCTTAGAAGGGATAATGCGATGTATAGGGAAAAAGGCGGATCCATAGCTGTGGTTGCATTAACAAGCGATGCTCTAGTAGCTAGCATAAGATATAAGGTTGGTGATAAGATTTGGTGGATATATATGTGGAATCTTCCGAGGGAAGCTGCCGAGGATCTCTCACAACAGCTAGCACTATCAAATATCATATCGAGGGAGCTTGGGATTGGTGAGAGAGATTCTAGCGAGCTCCTATGGAGACTAGCTGGTGGCAATCCAAGGGCGCTGGATAGAATTAGAAGGGTGGGGATTATCAAATGGGTTGATGAGAGTATTAGGGGTGCTGTAATCAAAACACTAGATCCTATGAGGATCTATCTCGGTGAGGAGAGGTTCTGGAGGATACTCGGTGAGATTATAGACAATATTGATCATCTGAGGAGCTATAGAGAGGTTGAAGAGGCTATGCTTGGGAATAATATAGCCATCTATGTGGCAGGCTCTAACGCTATATCATCTACTCCGAGGGAACCTTGGTTCGGCGAGTGGTATGCATATCAAATCCCCGCATATTACTATGCTCTAACGGCGATGCATAGAAAGAGGAGTGTAGAAATAAATGCTAGAGATATCATTGAAGAAGCGCTGAGGGCGGGTTAAAACACAGTTGTGATTAAAAGCCTCTTATTCTGTAGAGTAAGAAGACTGGATTCGTAAATTCTCTAGGAGCATATCCTCATAGCTAGCCTGGATAGAGCTTCTAACACCTCGTTCCTCCTAGATAACCTCTTAGCATTGCCCATAGCATATCTATACTGGATGCAGAAGTCCTCAACCATCTTGGAAGGGCCTCTAACTACTAGGTCTTCTCTCGTACTCATTATCATAGCTTCTACAAATAGGTTCTCAGATCTACATATCCTGGCTATTAGCCTTGGATCTTGGGGTTCGATCTTTAGGTATGAGATCACATCAACAAGATAATCCCTATACCCATCACCATCTCTAAATATATTTATATGTATATCTGCTATAACGCCACAGCCATCCATTAGATCCTTGTCATCGCTGCCCATGAAATGCTCGGAGAGAGCTCTGTATATTATATAAGGATCTCTACATATATATAGCCTAGAGCTTCTCACAACATCTAGCAACTTCACCATCAACCCATCCTCGTAGACCCTAAGAACAAGGCTCTCATTCTCTCTTCTAAGCCCTAGGGGTGAGCAATAGCTATACCTACTATCCCCCAGCCCAATACATATAATAGATTCTATAACACGGCATCCCTGCCAGAACTCCTCGCTATGGAGAGGCAAATAAGGCCCCACATAATTCTATATTTATCGCCTCTATCTACTCTATTCTTTGGAGCCTGTGTTGGAGGATCTATATATAGAGATGTATTCAAGGCAAATACTGGTTGAGGGGATAGGGGTTAAGGGTCAATCGATCCTCAGGAGATCTAGGGTGGCTATTATAGGTGCAGGGGCAACTGGATCTGCTATTGCCGAGATGCTTGCAAGGGCTGGTATAGGCTTTCTAAGGATTGTTGATAGGGATGTCGTAGATCTATCTAATATCCCTAGATGCCATCTATTCGAGTATAGCGATTATATTGAGAGGAAGCCAAAGGCATCTGCGGTTGCTGAGAAGCTATCTAGAATATCGCCCTACATAGCTGTAGAGCCTTTAACCATTAATGTAGATAGCGATAACGTTGTGGATATTATAAGAGATGTGGATCTTGTTATCGATGCTCTAGATAATCTCGAGACAAAGCACCTGCTTAACGAGGCATCTGTGATGTATGGAAAGCCATATATCTATGTAGGTGTCGAGGGTACATATGGCATGGTTCTCCCAGTAATACCTGGTAAAACCCTTTGTCTAAGATGTATAGTGAGGGACTATGTAGATGCTAATAGGGGGTGCGATGTTATTGGAACACATATAGTGGCTGTCACAATGGTATCTACCATCGCAGCCTCGCTAGCGATTAAGATGCTGCTTGGGAGGCCTATAGAGAACTATCTATATTATATAGATGCCTCAGCACTAGAGATAGCTAAGCTAAAGGTTAAAAGGGATCCGAGCTGCCCTGTATGCTCCCTAAAGAGGTTCGAGATGCTGGGTAAGAGGAGAGAGGGTAGGGAGATAGCTGAGGTATGTGGAAGCCCAGGTGTATATATCTCGTCCCCCTCACTACTGAGATCCCTAGATCTAAGTGGTTGGAGTGTTGAGAGAAGAAATGGGGTTACAATATATAGAAAGGGATCTATAGAGATCATAGCTTTTGAGAAGCACATATTGCTACTGACTAGGGGGGCTAGAGATATAGAGGAGATTCTGAGGGAAGCTAGGGGCTGATATCCCACCATTCTATAGGAGGGTTTTCAGATTTGATCATGCTTTATAGTGCTTAGTCTACTGTATAGTAGATCCTCTTCTTATTCTTCCCCCTATTCTCTACTTTGAGAAGCCTTATCTCTCCAACCTCTCTCGTATTCCTTACATGGGGGCCTCCATCTGCCTGGATATCTATCCCCGGTATCTCGACGATCCTTAGGACTCTATAGCTTGGAGGCATCTTCTCAGCAAGCTTGGTTATCCCCGGTATCTTGAGGGCCTCATCACGTGGCATATAGTATATCTTAAGATCGATAGCAGATCTCACAACCTCATTAGCCTTTCTAATCACATCCTCAAAGATCTGTCTATCGAATCTCTCTATAGAGAAGTCATCCCTAGCATATTCAGGCTCAACCTGACCCCCAGTTATGAGGGCTCCATAGTCCCTATACATTATAGCAGATATTATATGCGCAGCAGTATGAAGCCTCATAAGCCTATACCTCCTATCCCAATCAATAACCCCGAAAAGCTCTAGACCAGGCGAGAGACCCTCATAGCTATCCAGCACGTGATATACATCATCATTCTCCCTATCATGGATCGCCTTTAAAACCCTATACCTCCTTCCACCAACCTCCAGATACCCTGTATCAGTTGCAACACCGCCGCTCTCAGGATGAAAAGCTGTTTGATCTAGAAGAACGCCATTGCTAGTTATAGAAATAATTCTCGCCCTGAACTCCCTAACATATGAATCATCCCTATATATATGATGAGTAGGCATCCGAACACCCCCTTAGAGTTCCTTACCAACTATCTTATATAATTTATTATA encodes:
- a CDS encoding ATP-binding protein → MHSYRTESGLRFVDREKEIRAVLSGIAVDRVGREFPVIEGGMITVIYGPKGCGKTTLFDALREAVRGTKDFEVVLVKNREEARSVERIYVPEDLRRIFVDAVRFFGGSLDTTTGSISGSVDFTGVLMFVSSHIARRLRRARRLLIVIDEIRADSDERLADFRGWLESYANDLRRDNAMYREKGGSIAVVALTSDALVASIRYKVGDKIWWIYMWNLPREAAEDLSQQLALSNIISRELGIGERDSSELLWRLAGGNPRALDRIRRVGIIKWVDESIRGAVIKTLDPMRIYLGEERFWRILGEIIDNIDHLRSYREVEEAMLGNNIAIYVAGSNAISSTPREPWFGEWYAYQIPAYYYALTAMHRKRSVEINARDIIEEALRAG
- a CDS encoding HesA/MoeB/ThiF family protein, coding for MEDLYIEMYSRQILVEGIGVKGQSILRRSRVAIIGAGATGSAIAEMLARAGIGFLRIVDRDVVDLSNIPRCHLFEYSDYIERKPKASAVAEKLSRISPYIAVEPLTINVDSDNVVDIIRDVDLVIDALDNLETKHLLNEASVMYGKPYIYVGVEGTYGMVLPVIPGKTLCLRCIVRDYVDANRGCDVIGTHIVAVTMVSTIAASLAIKMLLGRPIENYLYYIDASALEIAKLKVKRDPSCPVCSLKRFEMLGKRREGREIAEVCGSPGVYISSPSLLRSLDLSGWSVERRNGVTIYRKGSIEIIAFEKHILLLTRGARDIEEILREARG
- the alaXM gene encoding alanyl-tRNA editing protein AlaXM, whose translation is MPTHHIYRDDSYVREFRARIISITSNGVLLDQTAFHPESGGVATDTGYLEVGGRRYRVLKAIHDRENDDVYHVLDSYEGLSPGLELFGVIDWDRRYRLMRLHTAAHIISAIMYRDYGALITGGQVEPEYARDDFSIERFDRQIFEDVIRKANEVVRSAIDLKIYYMPRDEALKIPGITKLAEKMPPSYRVLRIVEIPGIDIQADGGPHVRNTREVGEIRLLKVENRGKNKKRIYYTVD